A segment of the Phoenix dactylifera cultivar Barhee BC4 chromosome 15, palm_55x_up_171113_PBpolish2nd_filt_p, whole genome shotgun sequence genome:
TCACGTCCCCGGCCCCTCCCACGTTATACACCAACACCAAGATCCAGTCTGGTTTGCCCTTGATCTCGAACCTTACGCCACCTTTCTTGATGCATGGGACCCTTCGGAACCGCACCGGGACGATCCCGGCGTGGTAGTCCTTGGTGATCTTTGTGAACATCGGCATCGAGAGATCGAAGTGCTTGCGAGGAGGATTGCACCAACCGCCATTGTTGCCCGGCTTGGAAGCATTCGGGGGGCAGAAGTTGGTGGCGGTGATGGTGATGGTCCCCGGCGCGCACCACCGGGGATCGTTGACGCACTGGAGCTGGAAGCATGCACCGCATGTGAGGCCATCGTTGAAGAGGGCCGTGCTCAGTGCCGCCGTCTTGAGGCCGTAGCCTTGCTTGAAGAGGTCGCCGTAGCCGCATGCTCCCTCTGTTGGTCAGTGAGGGATGATGGTAAAGAAGAGGAATAAAAAGCTTGGCCACCCAAAATTTATTCAATTGAGATGAATTACAAAGTCAAATTTGAAGAGAAAGCAGAAACAAGGAGAACTTAGAAGTATTCAGTTCCTCCAGATCAATCACACGAAGAATTGAGTAACAAAAAGGTATTCGGTGATGCAGTGAAATCCGACAATAAATAATGCTGATATTTATCTTCTATGTGCGCAGAAAAAATCCTCCTTCCTTATATTGAACTTATAATTAATCTTCTACCGGAGCAAATGGAAGGTCTTCCATAATTCTCTAGAAACTGACAAGGCTTTGTGATTACATAGAAGACAGAAATCATGTCACATTATTCAAAGATCAATGTCAATATGAttactctttattttttatgCATACTAATCGATGAGATAAGATTGTAAAGACAAGTTTACCATGTCAATATATGTAACCACAAGAAGAATGCATTTACACTCCTTGGTTAGCGTTTTTTATGATCACCACCATGATGAGAATACTTTTAGGAATGGAAACACATCCCTGTCTGCATGATATACATGTATATGCACCGATactcaaaattaaaaaattatgaagACAAGACTGCTGAAGCAATTGTGatcgaataaaaaaaatacccatGCATGGTCTTGTAGCACTGCTGAGTCAAAGTAGGTTACGTCTAGTAAAAAATGTACTCAGCCACCATGCTCATCAACTTCCTCATAGATATGctatttaaaaaatatgcaTGTTAAAAATAATGtctattatgaaaataatatgaCTATAACAATAACTTTATCTCCCTTCCTCGGATCAAATACAAAAAATCAAATATTGGCTCGTGATTGCAAATATATTGATCTTTTTTGGAGCAAAACGGTGGTTATATATTGGACCAAGATTTTATATAAGGATAGAATGCATAAGCAATATATATTGAATGAAGACGATAACGCACGCATGGTTTCTTAGCCGCTCATGTCACCATAAAACGTCGCAAAAGCGTTATCCCATCCATTCTGGGAGGCCACCCCAGAGGCCATCAGAAACATAGCCATGCATGCAATGCAAGCAatagcttctctctctctctctctctctctctctctctctctctctctctgtgtgtgtgtgtgtgtgtgtgtggggtgGTGGTGGGGCTCTAGCTTAGAAGGTCGGTATATATAGGCCAAGGCTGGTGGCAGAGGGGGAGAAATCAAGCTTGCActacataaaaaataatttactatTTTTGCAGATAATTAATTAATAGCAAAGTTTTGATAGATTAAATTGGGATGCAGTGTTTAATTTGCTAAAATAAAGcagtatattaaaataataatttactATTTGTGTGGAAAATAAATTAGGAGAAATGATTTGATACATTGAATGGCGGTGTTTAATTTTGAATCTCCCGCATTAATTAGCTGCATATCTTGGATTAGATACAAATGTATGTTATAAATGGAATGTATTTAATAATTATCTATTTTTACTTTATGCATGTACCTGATTTTTTTTGAGTGGAAATTTTTTGTGCATCACTAAAAAACTAAAACAAACCATGCAtagaattttttataatataatttaattaatttttttctttccactaaACTTTCCAATCATTTTAATTATCAGCACATTAATTGTTGGAAGAAATACAGGCCAGATTTTTTTAGTCTCCTACTACCTTGGATCATCTTGACACTAAATTGAAGTTTGAAACTTTTCATATCTGCAGAAAAATAAACAAgatataaattattaaaaatctaattttagtaCTTCAAacactaatttttcttttttgaagcaaatataatctaattaattttctattTGCCACCACTAAATATCATGTAATCATGTCCGGATCCACAAGTAGTCAAACTAAGAATCGgtgatacacatatacatacatacataaatcaccttttttttttatactatCGCTTAAAATTTTACAGTGGAGAGTGCAACAAATTCAGTTTTACACACTTTATTCCATTTGGATGATTCAATCATCGAGTTACTAGCAGAATTCCAACGATCAATCAAATTTCATATAGTTGCAAAGTTTCATATGCAACTTATTTTGGAATCATAATAACAATTACACAATCAATATTTAATAGGTTTAGAGGAAACTGCCTTCCTCTCATCTACGAGAAGAAGAGGGTCAACTGCATTTTATTTCTTATTGAGTTCTTGCTTGCTTGCTTGTAGATCCAATGTGCTTGAGATAAAAGGATCGTAAAGCACATGTAGAAAAGATAAACAAATCCTTGCTTGTCTAATTAATAGCGTGCTTGAGAATAATGTTGGGGTGGTTGAGCAAATGTACGACAACCTTATGGCCGTCTTACCATCCCAACAGACATCGCAAGCGTCAATGCCTTCTTTCCTTGATACAAAATTAAGACTGTGGTTAGGTGGTGCTCGTTGTTATCAGTTTACTTCGAGTCAATTGAGCCGGTGGTCCATTTTATGTGGAAACTAGGAGCGAATCCATGCTTTCTTCTCTATTTGCaatccaagaaaaagagagaagctcTGAGAAAGGAGAAGTGGTTTCTTCACCATGGGGCCAGAACTGGTAATCGCAGGGTGGCTTGCATCTGCTGCAACAAGTCAGCTGCTTGGTTTGGCCATCTCCTACATAAAGGAGCGGCCCGTGTGGCTGAGCATGAAGAAACAATTGAAGAAGCTACATGCCGCCCTTCAACGGATCCAAGCAGTGGTGGAGAGGGTCAAGAAGTTGCAGGTCATCAATGGCTGTAACCCGGCAGAGGAAGCGTGGCTGTGGCAGCTGAAAGATGCGATGGATGAGGCCAGGGATGTGCTGGATGAGTTGGAATACTACAAGCTCAAGGAAAAAGTGAAGAGTCGAGGAAAAAAGGTGCGTCCCACTGCCTCTGATCGCACTAAGAAAATTATCAGGTGTACCGCTTTTGCCTTTAAACAAGGTAGGCATCTAAAGAAGAAGTTGAACAGAGCTGTCAAAAATCTAGATCATGTTGCTGATTCTGCTGGAGATTTCCTTAAACTTCATGATCTGTTAAACGAACAAGGAGCAAGGAGGCAGCAGATTGTACCTCCCGAGAGTGGCTGCTTGGTGACTGAAGACAAGGTGTTTGGGCGAGAAAAAGAGATGACAAAGATAGTTGGGTGGTTGAAGATGCCTGAAAGCTGTGAGCATGGGTCCAATGTTAAGAATGTCGTAGTTCTCCCAATAGTTGGTGCGGCTGGGATGGGAAAGACTACTCTAGCACAACATGTCTACAGGGAAGGCAAAGGGAGTTTTGACCTCAGCATGCGGGTCTGTGTTTCCAATAATTTTGATGCGGCTGGCATAATGAAAAAGATCGTTCGGGCTGCAACCAGAACAAACCCTCAAGCTGAAGAACTGAGTACACTTCAAGAGATTCTTACAGAGAAGCTAGAGTCCAGTAAATTTCTGTTAGTCTTGGATGACGTGTGGAATGATGATGATAGGAAGAAATGGGAGGATCTGGTGGCTCCTTTGAAAAAGGGGAAGCAGGGAAGCAAGATCTTGTTAACAACTAGAATGAATTTAGTTGAAGAAATGATTGTAAAGTAATGGATGGAACTGAGGAACCAGTGAAGTTGTGAGGCATAGAATGGAATGCTTATCTCTTACTTTTCAGGAGGCATGCATTTGCTGGTGTGAACCCTGATGATCATGGAAAACTTCAACGGATTGGCGACCAAATAGCGAAGAAGCTATGGGGGTCTCCTTTGGGGGCAAAAGTTGTGGGAGGAATGTTGAATTCTAACTTGAACTTTGAGTTTTGGAAAGAGGTCTTGGAAAATGGCGTTTTCAATTCAATACAGAATGAGGACTTCCAGCCAGTACTGAGATTTAGTTACATTCAGTTTTCACCACAGCTACAGCGTTGTTTTAGATACTGTAGTATATTTCCCCAAGACTATCTGTTTGAAAGGGATGAGTTGGTCCGTATGTGGATGGCCGCAGGGTAAATCCAGCAGTCTAAGGATAAGAAGAGAAGCCCAGAAGATATAGGGTGTGAGTCCTTCGATAGTCTATTACGGAAACTTTCTTCGATTGGGCTCTCCACTGGGTTGGTACGAATACCACATACTATGTCATCCATGATCTACTACATAAAATCGTATGCTCTGTCTCCAAGGATGAATGCTTGGGAGTTGACTACAGCAAGCCCAACCCAAGAGATATCCCAACCACCCTTCGTCACTTATCTATCATGGTTGATGATCCGCTTGTGCTCAGCAAGGTGCCTCGGTTAAAAAACTTGCACACTCTTGTCCTATGGATTCATGGTCATGATCGCAGATGGGATGTTATGGTTAATAAGGTGCT
Coding sequences within it:
- the LOC120113323 gene encoding expansin-A23-like, with translation MAMFLMASGVASQNGWDNAFATFYEGACGYGDLFKQGYGLKTAALSTALFNDGLTCGACFQLQCVNDPRWCAPGTITITATNFCPPNASKPGNNGGWCNPPRKHFDLSMPMFTKITKDYHAGIVPVRFRRVPCIKKGGVRFEIKGKPDWILVLVYNVGGAGDVKAMQVKGSRTGWITMTRNWGQNWQTRRHLLGQSLSFRVTTSDGKMVQSDDVAPANWKFGQVFEGKQF
- the LOC120113324 gene encoding putative disease resistance protein RGA3 — protein: MGPELVIAGWLASAATSQLLGLAISYIKERPVWLSMKKQLKKLHAALQRIQAVVERVKKLQVINGCNPAEEAWLWQLKDAMDEARDVLDELEYYKLKEKVKSRGKKVRPTASDRTKKIIRCTAFAFKQGRHLKKKLNRAVKNLDHVADSAGDFLKLHDLLNEQGARRQQIVPPESGCLVTEDKVFGREKEMTKIVGWLKMPESCEHGSNVKNVVVLPIVGAAGMGKTTLAQHVYREGKGSFDLSMRVCVSNNFDAAGIMKKIVRAATRTNPQAEELSTLQEILTEKLESSKFLLVLDDVWNDDDRKKWEDLVAPLKKGKQGSKILLTTRMNLVEEMIVKRHAFAGVNPDDHGKLQRIGDQIAKKLWGSPLGAKVVGGMLNSNLNFEFWKEVLENGVFNSIQNEDFQPVLRFSYIQFSPQLQRCFRYCSIFPQDYLFERDELVRMWMAAGWDVMVNKVLKGFKNLRVLKLESSATCKHRSLNAIGDLKHLRYLHLDKIVDTTPLTKSVYKLYHLQTMIVLCLDPSTKRIGEGMKSLINLRHLILPSVAIPTIAKIGKLTSLQELDKFHVREGNGCKIGELKHLRELRGELHIKNLENVRSCEDAREAELHNKEHLRTLVLQWDTNSSSTSEVAANVIDGLRPHFCLADLKIIGYSGACPPCWLETRYLAMLESITLSNCKELELLPPLEELPFLKFLLK